Proteins found in one Magnolia sinica isolate HGM2019 chromosome 5, MsV1, whole genome shotgun sequence genomic segment:
- the LOC131246804 gene encoding uncharacterized protein LOC131246804 isoform X1 — MEAESLRSNKRKRPSSSSSSQQMQGTFTRRRSELFLHRNRSGRARPDPSLRRKLIIQRLGSSNEDPVNWLHPDEIPDITSHISIKDLRARRVFSPTTIVGDCSPHKKGKILADPDDDMRPMSSDVSRIIEFGAGGGVSGRVDALDEERLQTTPPDSDIFCKSQHHILVEPDLIGPDHVAENQPVLRVFSENPSIGEGFCHGKIDENIQIDIRLGSSSDQNDKIRADQDDDMNSMLSDVSRDVEFDGGSGVSSGIDGLGEEWLQTTPPDSDIFRKSQPRDYGGIVVEPDLIDPDNVVENLPGVRVSGENPSVAEVFCHAKMGENIPVKNRSGGLGRHSRLKLFRNTNSFSYRRMLPFLMDLAKDNASALEIHSCGSPWPVNVEKTVEERPLPPPLNSLSNETDSDRCKSNPSSMQCCYGGLGTSPTEKSKEKSPTAGSPVPCVIECLNLDSSPQPITEIPIQNHHDNPAASYDTAASIRTDQYSEMAPQHDQVVSESCKLEPSCDSVGSIHEMEIPDISLSNPPISHDMDTGLSGRERNVELDGNSRILDGVDGSSEECIQATPSGGNILCKSSGLVDGGNVGMLDLIGQDPISKNLSCARFSNDNPSNVERFRRSKDANALVKNKLQGLIPCSQLKLFQTPNSLSYRRLLPFLMDLAKDNASALEIHSSQKFYPVEVEKAVEERPPPLLLDSLSHDSDLSSRKTDPLPVQQCFDGSGASQTEKTVSLAAGSSGSCVSECLHLYSSEQLTTETAIQNPPEKPASLAAGSSGSFESECLHVYSSEQPTTETPIQNPHEKPSSLASGSSGSSMSECLHLYSSEQPTAKTPIQNPPENPALSHDLVISMLPDSSIETASENDWVMLRSSFEFEPGHDALISVHRTEPPCNELSSSPIEQEALLIEECDSHIQDPSGLCRESEKDNQAIIPTLTIDVKPLEILGVLPQHPSQANVSVPSERPVLAPMKGILKKCPRACRGLCTCQNCTSFRLHAEKANEFSRKQMQDAKEVAVNLMKELSCLRSLMEKSFLPMTDSANGHIVGQINQVKGFCKRASRAEEIARSRLRQMTRDLKVHCRITSLQQRRVSFADHVEERLIPKSEVEDDE, encoded by the exons ATGGAAGCAGAATCTCTCCGTTCAAACAAGCGAAAgcgtccttcttcttcttcttcttcgcagCAAATGCAAGGCACCTTCACTCGCAGAAGGTCTGAGCTATTCCTCCACCGCAACCGCTCGGGGCGTGCCCGGCCCGACCCCAGCCTCAGGCGCAAGCTCATCATCCAACGGCTGGGATCATCCAATGAGGACCCAGTCAATTGGTTGCATCCCGACGAAATTCCTGACATCACCTCCCACATCTCCATCAAAGATCTTCGAGCCAGACGGGTTTTTTCTCCAACTACGATCGTTGGCGATTGCTCCCCGCACAAAAAGGGCAAGATCCTAGCTGATCCAGATGACGATATGAGGCCCATGTCGTCTGATGTATCAAGAATCATTGAATTTGGTGCGGGCGGTGGGGTTTCTGGACGGGtcgatgctttggatgaagaacgGCTTCAGACAACGCCTCCTGACAGTGACATCTTCTGTAAATCTCAGCACCATATCTTGGTGGAGCCtgatttgattggcccagatcACGTTGCAGAGAACCAGCCGGTTTTGAGGGTTTTTAGTGAAAATCCAAGTATCGGTGAAGGATTCTGTCATGGGAAGATAGATGAAAATATTCAAATCGATATCAGATTGGGAAGCTCCTCGGACCAAAACGACAAGATCCGAGCTGACCAAGATGATGATATGAACTCAATGTTGTCTGATGTATCAAGAGACGTTGAATTCGATGGGGGCAGTGGGGTTTCCAGTGGGATTGATGGTTTGGGTGAAGAATGGCTTCAGACAACACCCCCAGATAGTGATATTTTTCGTAAATCTCAGCCACGGGATTATGGGGGGATTGTGGTGGAGCCTGATTTGATTGACCCAGATAATGTTGTGGAGAACCTGCCGGGTGTGAGGGTTTCTGGTGAAAATCCAAGCGTGGCTGAAGTATTTTGCCATGCCAAGATGGGTGAAAATATACCAGTCAAGAACAGATCA GGAGGGCTCGGTCGGCACTCCCGGCTAAAGCTTTTCCGAAACACAAATTCATTCAGCTACAGAAGAATGCTTCCATTTCTCATGGATCTTGCAAAGGACAATGCCA GTGCTTTAGAAATACATTCTTGTGGCAGTCCTTGGCCTGTGAATGTCGAGAAGACTGTGGAGGAAAGACCTCTTCCACCACCGTTGAATTCTCTGTCGAACGAGACTGATTCAGACAGGTGTAAAAGCAATCCTTCGTCCATGCAGTGTTGTTATGGTGGTTTGGGAACTTCCCCTACTGAAAAGTCAAAGGAAAAGAGCCCCACTGCCGGTTCACCTGTTCCTTGTGTTATTGAATGCCTGAATCTAGATTCTTCACCACAACCTATTACTGAAATTCCCATCCAAAACCATCATGACAATCCCGCTGCTTCATATGACACGGCGGCATCTATTCGAACTGACCAGTACAGTGAAATGGCACCGCAGCATGATCAGGTTGTGTCAGAATCTTGCAAGTTGGAGCCCAGTTGCGATTCTGTTGGTTCCATTCATGAAATGGAGATTCCAGACATTTCTTTGTCCAATCCTCCAATCAGCCATGACATGGACACTGGATTGTCTGGCAGAGAAAGGAACGTTGAACTGGATGGCAATAGCAGGATTTTGGATGGGGTCGATGGTTCTAGTGAAGAATGTATTCAGGCAACACCATCCGGTGGCAATATCTTATGTAAATCTTCAGGGCTGGTTGATGGAGGAAATGTGGGCATGCTTGACTTGATTGGCCAAGATCCTATCTCCAAGAACCTGTCATGCGCAAGGTTTTCTAATGATAACCCAAGCAATGTGGAAAGGTTTCGTCGTTCCAAGGACGCAAATGCCTTGGTCAAGAACAAGCTG CAGGGGCTAATTCCATGCTCCCAGTTAAAGCTCTTCCAAACTCCAAATTCATTGAGCTATAGAAGATTGCTGCCGTTTCTTATGGATCTTGCGAAAGACAATGCTA GTGCGCTGGAAATTCATTCTTCCCAGAAATTTTATCCTGTGGAAGTTGAAAAGGCCGTGGAGGAAAGGCCTCCACCATTGTTGTTGGACTCTCTATCTCACGACTCTGACCTCAGCAGTCGTAAGACTGACCCATTGCCCGTGCAACAATGTTTTGATGGTTCAGGAGCTTCCCAAACTGAAAAAACTGTGAGTCTTGCTGCAGGCTCATCTGGTTCCTGTGTGTCTGAGTGCCTGCATCTATATTCTTCAGAACAACTCACTACTGAAACTGCAATCCAAAATCCTCCTGAAAAACCAGCGAGTCTTGCTGCAGGCTCATCTGGTTCCTTTGAGTCTGAGTGCCTGCATGTATATTCTTCAGAACAGCCCACTACTGAAACTCCAATCCAAAATCCTCATGAAAAACCATCGAGTCTTGCTTCAGGCTCATCTGGTTCCTCTATGTCTGAGTGTCTGCATCTATATTCTTCAGAACAACCCACTGCCAAAACTCCAATCCAAAATCCTCCTGAAAATCCAGCTCTTTCACATGATCTGGTGATATCAATGCTGCCTGATTCCTCTATTGAAACTGCATCGGAAAATGATTGGGTCATGTTGAGGAGTTCGTTTGAGTTCGAGCCCGGACATGATGCTCTAATTTCCGTTCACAGAACGGAGCCTCCATGCAACGAATTGTCTAGTTCCCCCATCGAGCAGGAAGCTTTGTTAATAGAAGAGTGTGATTCTCATATTCAAGACCCTTCTGGTTTGTGTAGAGAATCTGAGAAGGACAATCAAGCGATAATACCGACATTGACTATAGATGTGAAACCTCTTGAAATATTGGGCGTACTACCCCAACATCCATCTCAGGCCAATGTGTCTGTTCCTTCAGAAAGGCCTGTTCTGGCTCCCATGAAAGGCATTCTGAAGAAGTGCCCGCGAGCATGCAGGGGGTTGTGTACGTGCCAGAATTGCACTTCCTTCCGTCTCCATGCTGAAAAAGCTAACGAGTTCTCGAGGAAGCAAATGCAGGATGCGAAAGAAGTTGCTGTGAATCTAATGAAGGAACTGTCGTGTCTGAGAAGTCTGATGGAGAAATCGTTTTTGCCTATGACAGATAGTGCCAATGGTCACATTGTAGGCCAAATCAATCAG GTAAAAGGATTTTGCAAAAGAGCCTCCAGAGCAGAAGAAATTGCAAGAAGTCGTCTTCGGCAAATGACCCGTGACCTCAAAGTTCACTGCAGAATCACG AGCTTGCAACAGCGAAGGGTGAGCTTTGCAGATCATGTTGAAGAAAGGCTTATTCCCAAGTCCGAGGTAGAAGACGATGAGTAA
- the LOC131246804 gene encoding uncharacterized protein LOC131246804 isoform X2, translating to MEAESLRSNKRKRPSSSSSSQQMQGTFTRRRSELFLHRNRSGRARPDPSLRRKLIIQRLGSSNEDPVNWLHPDEIPDITSHISIKDLRARRVFSPTTIVGDCSPHKKGKILADPDDDMRPMSSDVSRIIEFGAGGGVSGRVDALDEERLQTTPPDSDIFCKSQHHILVEPDLIGPDHVAENQPVLRVFSENPSIGEGFCHGKIDENIQIDIRLGSSSDQNDKIRADQDDDMNSMLSDVSRDVEFDGGSGVSSGIDGLGEEWLQTTPPDSDIFRKSQPRDYGGIVVEPDLIDPDNVVENLPGVRVSGENPSVAEVFCHAKMGENIPVKNRSGGLGRHSRLKLFRNTNSFSYRRMLPFLMDLAKDNASALEIHSCGSPWPVNVEKTVEERPLPPPLNSLSNETDSDRCKSNPSSMQCCYGGLGTSPTEKSKEKSPTAGSPVPCVIECLNLDSSPQPITEIPIQNHHDNPAASYDTAASIRTDQYSEMAPQHDQVVSESCKLEPSCDSVGSIHEMEIPDISLSNPPISHDMDTGLSGRERNVELDGNSRILDGVDGSSEECIQATPSGGNILCKSSGLVDGGNVGMLDLIGQDPISKNLSCARFSNDNPSNVERFRRSKDANALVKNKLGLIPCSQLKLFQTPNSLSYRRLLPFLMDLAKDNASALEIHSSQKFYPVEVEKAVEERPPPLLLDSLSHDSDLSSRKTDPLPVQQCFDGSGASQTEKTVSLAAGSSGSCVSECLHLYSSEQLTTETAIQNPPEKPASLAAGSSGSFESECLHVYSSEQPTTETPIQNPHEKPSSLASGSSGSSMSECLHLYSSEQPTAKTPIQNPPENPALSHDLVISMLPDSSIETASENDWVMLRSSFEFEPGHDALISVHRTEPPCNELSSSPIEQEALLIEECDSHIQDPSGLCRESEKDNQAIIPTLTIDVKPLEILGVLPQHPSQANVSVPSERPVLAPMKGILKKCPRACRGLCTCQNCTSFRLHAEKANEFSRKQMQDAKEVAVNLMKELSCLRSLMEKSFLPMTDSANGHIVGQINQVKGFCKRASRAEEIARSRLRQMTRDLKVHCRITSLQQRRVSFADHVEERLIPKSEVEDDE from the exons ATGGAAGCAGAATCTCTCCGTTCAAACAAGCGAAAgcgtccttcttcttcttcttcttcgcagCAAATGCAAGGCACCTTCACTCGCAGAAGGTCTGAGCTATTCCTCCACCGCAACCGCTCGGGGCGTGCCCGGCCCGACCCCAGCCTCAGGCGCAAGCTCATCATCCAACGGCTGGGATCATCCAATGAGGACCCAGTCAATTGGTTGCATCCCGACGAAATTCCTGACATCACCTCCCACATCTCCATCAAAGATCTTCGAGCCAGACGGGTTTTTTCTCCAACTACGATCGTTGGCGATTGCTCCCCGCACAAAAAGGGCAAGATCCTAGCTGATCCAGATGACGATATGAGGCCCATGTCGTCTGATGTATCAAGAATCATTGAATTTGGTGCGGGCGGTGGGGTTTCTGGACGGGtcgatgctttggatgaagaacgGCTTCAGACAACGCCTCCTGACAGTGACATCTTCTGTAAATCTCAGCACCATATCTTGGTGGAGCCtgatttgattggcccagatcACGTTGCAGAGAACCAGCCGGTTTTGAGGGTTTTTAGTGAAAATCCAAGTATCGGTGAAGGATTCTGTCATGGGAAGATAGATGAAAATATTCAAATCGATATCAGATTGGGAAGCTCCTCGGACCAAAACGACAAGATCCGAGCTGACCAAGATGATGATATGAACTCAATGTTGTCTGATGTATCAAGAGACGTTGAATTCGATGGGGGCAGTGGGGTTTCCAGTGGGATTGATGGTTTGGGTGAAGAATGGCTTCAGACAACACCCCCAGATAGTGATATTTTTCGTAAATCTCAGCCACGGGATTATGGGGGGATTGTGGTGGAGCCTGATTTGATTGACCCAGATAATGTTGTGGAGAACCTGCCGGGTGTGAGGGTTTCTGGTGAAAATCCAAGCGTGGCTGAAGTATTTTGCCATGCCAAGATGGGTGAAAATATACCAGTCAAGAACAGATCA GGAGGGCTCGGTCGGCACTCCCGGCTAAAGCTTTTCCGAAACACAAATTCATTCAGCTACAGAAGAATGCTTCCATTTCTCATGGATCTTGCAAAGGACAATGCCA GTGCTTTAGAAATACATTCTTGTGGCAGTCCTTGGCCTGTGAATGTCGAGAAGACTGTGGAGGAAAGACCTCTTCCACCACCGTTGAATTCTCTGTCGAACGAGACTGATTCAGACAGGTGTAAAAGCAATCCTTCGTCCATGCAGTGTTGTTATGGTGGTTTGGGAACTTCCCCTACTGAAAAGTCAAAGGAAAAGAGCCCCACTGCCGGTTCACCTGTTCCTTGTGTTATTGAATGCCTGAATCTAGATTCTTCACCACAACCTATTACTGAAATTCCCATCCAAAACCATCATGACAATCCCGCTGCTTCATATGACACGGCGGCATCTATTCGAACTGACCAGTACAGTGAAATGGCACCGCAGCATGATCAGGTTGTGTCAGAATCTTGCAAGTTGGAGCCCAGTTGCGATTCTGTTGGTTCCATTCATGAAATGGAGATTCCAGACATTTCTTTGTCCAATCCTCCAATCAGCCATGACATGGACACTGGATTGTCTGGCAGAGAAAGGAACGTTGAACTGGATGGCAATAGCAGGATTTTGGATGGGGTCGATGGTTCTAGTGAAGAATGTATTCAGGCAACACCATCCGGTGGCAATATCTTATGTAAATCTTCAGGGCTGGTTGATGGAGGAAATGTGGGCATGCTTGACTTGATTGGCCAAGATCCTATCTCCAAGAACCTGTCATGCGCAAGGTTTTCTAATGATAACCCAAGCAATGTGGAAAGGTTTCGTCGTTCCAAGGACGCAAATGCCTTGGTCAAGAACAAGCTG GGGCTAATTCCATGCTCCCAGTTAAAGCTCTTCCAAACTCCAAATTCATTGAGCTATAGAAGATTGCTGCCGTTTCTTATGGATCTTGCGAAAGACAATGCTA GTGCGCTGGAAATTCATTCTTCCCAGAAATTTTATCCTGTGGAAGTTGAAAAGGCCGTGGAGGAAAGGCCTCCACCATTGTTGTTGGACTCTCTATCTCACGACTCTGACCTCAGCAGTCGTAAGACTGACCCATTGCCCGTGCAACAATGTTTTGATGGTTCAGGAGCTTCCCAAACTGAAAAAACTGTGAGTCTTGCTGCAGGCTCATCTGGTTCCTGTGTGTCTGAGTGCCTGCATCTATATTCTTCAGAACAACTCACTACTGAAACTGCAATCCAAAATCCTCCTGAAAAACCAGCGAGTCTTGCTGCAGGCTCATCTGGTTCCTTTGAGTCTGAGTGCCTGCATGTATATTCTTCAGAACAGCCCACTACTGAAACTCCAATCCAAAATCCTCATGAAAAACCATCGAGTCTTGCTTCAGGCTCATCTGGTTCCTCTATGTCTGAGTGTCTGCATCTATATTCTTCAGAACAACCCACTGCCAAAACTCCAATCCAAAATCCTCCTGAAAATCCAGCTCTTTCACATGATCTGGTGATATCAATGCTGCCTGATTCCTCTATTGAAACTGCATCGGAAAATGATTGGGTCATGTTGAGGAGTTCGTTTGAGTTCGAGCCCGGACATGATGCTCTAATTTCCGTTCACAGAACGGAGCCTCCATGCAACGAATTGTCTAGTTCCCCCATCGAGCAGGAAGCTTTGTTAATAGAAGAGTGTGATTCTCATATTCAAGACCCTTCTGGTTTGTGTAGAGAATCTGAGAAGGACAATCAAGCGATAATACCGACATTGACTATAGATGTGAAACCTCTTGAAATATTGGGCGTACTACCCCAACATCCATCTCAGGCCAATGTGTCTGTTCCTTCAGAAAGGCCTGTTCTGGCTCCCATGAAAGGCATTCTGAAGAAGTGCCCGCGAGCATGCAGGGGGTTGTGTACGTGCCAGAATTGCACTTCCTTCCGTCTCCATGCTGAAAAAGCTAACGAGTTCTCGAGGAAGCAAATGCAGGATGCGAAAGAAGTTGCTGTGAATCTAATGAAGGAACTGTCGTGTCTGAGAAGTCTGATGGAGAAATCGTTTTTGCCTATGACAGATAGTGCCAATGGTCACATTGTAGGCCAAATCAATCAG GTAAAAGGATTTTGCAAAAGAGCCTCCAGAGCAGAAGAAATTGCAAGAAGTCGTCTTCGGCAAATGACCCGTGACCTCAAAGTTCACTGCAGAATCACG AGCTTGCAACAGCGAAGGGTGAGCTTTGCAGATCATGTTGAAGAAAGGCTTATTCCCAAGTCCGAGGTAGAAGACGATGAGTAA